A single Triticum dicoccoides isolate Atlit2015 ecotype Zavitan chromosome 2A, WEW_v2.0, whole genome shotgun sequence DNA region contains:
- the LOC119359682 gene encoding protein CANDIDATE G-PROTEIN COUPLED RECEPTOR 7-like, which produces MAASALLAAVLALQLLHVARGEIKTTPIVSDSRPVILFEEFGFKPGGVAQVNVSGVSWSVPEGSPPQAVDPGLMGFILISNTLFFKITNESEYAEETGSSFCPLTSEYVMPLFRLKDIGSDGAGGGNVTIGDADQYTVLFSSCQDGVEITMDVRTEMYNMPGPGGDREYLPVGLLPLPGIFAASSALYFAFLAAWVFVCIKQRATVERIHAVMGALLLFKALKLACAAEDAWYVGRTGTPHGWDVAFYVFGFFKGILLFTVIVLIGTGWSFLKPYLQEREKNVLMIIIPLQVIENIASAMIGETGPAGRDWLAWNQIFLLVDVVCCCAVFFPIIWSIRNLREASKTDGKAARNLKKLTLFKQFYLVVVGYLYFTRIAVSAFAAVLSYKYQWVVNVSVELASLAFYVFVFYNFQPVERNPYLYVADEEEEAAGGQLELEGTFEI; this is translated from the exons ATGGCCGCCTCCGCATTACTCGCCGCCGTCCTCGCCCTCCAGCTCCTCCATGTGGCCCGCGGCGAGATCAAGACGACGCCGATCGTGTCGGACTCGCGGCCCGTCATCCTGTTCGAGGAGTTCGGCTTCAAGCCCGGCGGCGTCGCGCAGGTCAACGTGTCCGGCGTCTCATGGAGCGTCCCCGAGGGCTCCCCGCCCCAGGCCGTCGACCCGGGGCTCATGGGCTTCATCCTCATCTCCAACACCCTCTTCTTCAAGATCACCAACGAGTCCGAGTACGCCGAGGAGACCGGCAGCTCCTTCTGCCCGCTCACCAGCGAGTACGTGATGCCGCTCTTCCGGCTCAAGGACATCGGGAGTGACGGCGCCGGCGGGGGTAACGTGACCATCGGTGACGCCGACCAGTACACGGTGCTGTTCAGCAGCTGCCAGGACGGCGTCGAGATCACCATGGACGTGCGCACGGAGATGTACAACATGCCCGGCCCCGGCGGCGACAGGGAGTACCTGCCCGTCGGCCTGCTCCCGCTTCCGGGGATCTTCGCCGCCTCGTCCGCGTTGTACTTCGCGTTCCTGGCGGCGTGGGTGTTCGTCTGCATCAAGCAGCGGGCCACGGTCGAGCGGATCCACGCTGTGATGGGGGCGCTGCTGCTGTTCAAGGCCCTGAAGCTGGCGTGCGCCGCCGAGGACGCGTGGTACGTGGGGCGCACTGGCACGCCGCACGGCTGGGACGTCGCCTTCTATGTCTTCGGCTTCTTCAAGGGCATCCTCCTCTTCACGGTCATCGTGCTCATCGGCACCGGCTGGTCCTTCCTGAAGCCATACCTCCAG GAGCGGGAGAAGAACGTGCTGATGATCATCATCCCGCTGCAAGTGATCGAGAACATCGCATCGGCGATGATCGGGGAGACGGGGCCGGCGGGGCGGGACTGGCTGGCGTGGAACCAGATCTTCCTGCTGGTGGACGTGGTCTGCTGCTGCGCGGTCTTCTTCCCCATCATCTGGTCCATCCGCAACCTGCGGGAGGCCTCCAAGACGGACGGCAAGGCGGCCAGGAACCTCAAGAAGCTCACCCTCTTCAAGCAGTTCTACCTCGTCGTCGTCGGCTACCTCTACTTCACCCGCATCGCCGTCTCGGCCTTCGCCGCCGTGCTCAGCTACAAGTACCAGTGGGTGGTCAACGTCTCCGTCGAGCTCGCCAGCCTCGCCTTCTACGTCTTCGTCTTCTATAACTTCCAGCCGGTGGAGAGGAACCCGTACCTCTACGTTgcggacgaggaggaagaggctgCCGGTGGGCAGCTCGAGCTAGAGGGGACGTTTGAGATCTGA